The following are from one region of the Amylibacter sp. IMCC11727 genome:
- a CDS encoding chorismate mutase has product MTDTVTKAAEILKDHRDSIDRLDAILVYTLGERFKHTQAVGKLKATHDLPPSDPAREAGQIERLEDLAKRADLDPEFAKKFLNFIISEVIQHHKQHQS; this is encoded by the coding sequence ATGACTGACACCGTAACCAAAGCCGCCGAGATCCTGAAGGATCACCGTGACAGCATCGACCGCCTTGATGCCATCCTCGTCTATACATTGGGCGAACGGTTCAAACACACACAGGCCGTGGGAAAACTGAAAGCCACCCACGACCTCCCGCCATCTGATCCTGCACGTGAAGCAGGCCAAATCGAACGTCTCGAAGACTTGGCCAAACGTGCGGATCTTGATCCCGAATTCGCAAAGAAGTTCCTGAACTTCATCATCAGCGAAGTAATCCAACACCACAAACAACACCAATCCTGA
- a CDS encoding GNAT family N-acetyltransferase, with protein MINIPVLETERLILRAPREDDLDREMDFYSSDHSKFVGGQTSKMGAWDKIVGRVGHWAVRGYGFWHLDVRETGQYVGRCGLLKPFGWPEREIGWSLMPDALGHGYATEAAFAARDFAYNTLGWETAISLIDPANTPSQRVAERLGAAYETTFEHVEYGTMHIWRHPSPEAL; from the coding sequence ATGATCAATATTCCAGTGCTTGAAACCGAACGCCTCATTTTACGCGCACCGCGCGAAGATGATCTTGACCGCGAGATGGATTTTTATTCGTCCGATCATTCGAAATTTGTCGGTGGCCAGACCAGCAAAATGGGTGCTTGGGACAAAATCGTCGGTCGCGTGGGCCACTGGGCCGTGCGCGGTTATGGTTTTTGGCACCTCGATGTGCGTGAAACCGGTCAATACGTTGGACGCTGCGGTTTGTTAAAGCCTTTTGGCTGGCCAGAGCGTGAAATCGGATGGTCTTTGATGCCAGACGCGCTGGGCCATGGATACGCCACCGAAGCCGCCTTTGCGGCGCGCGACTTTGCTTACAACACACTTGGTTGGGAAACGGCGATCAGCCTAATTGATCCCGCAAACACACCGAGCCAGCGTGTCGCAGAACGCTTGGGCGCAGCCTATGAAACCACCTTCGAACACGTTGAATACGGAACCATGCATATTTGGCGTCACCCGTCACCGGAGGCATTGTAA
- a CDS encoding GNAT family N-acetyltransferase: MTLTNAPTLETDRLILRGPQVSDFDPLADFYASDQCIGFGEKMKRDDAWRWFALNIGHWHIHGYGYFSIVEKASGKPAGLSGIWNPEGWPEPELGYALFAEFEGKGIAYEASVRTRKWAYSDLGFTTLSSHIVPDNTRSMALAARLGAVYESSYVNPHMGEDQIFRHPAPEELA, from the coding sequence ATGACCCTGACCAACGCCCCCACACTGGAAACAGACCGCTTGATCCTGCGCGGACCACAGGTTTCGGATTTCGATCCGTTGGCTGATTTTTACGCGTCCGATCAGTGCATCGGCTTTGGCGAAAAGATGAAACGCGATGACGCGTGGCGCTGGTTTGCACTGAACATCGGCCACTGGCATATTCACGGGTACGGCTATTTCTCCATCGTGGAAAAAGCATCGGGCAAACCTGCGGGCTTGTCTGGCATCTGGAACCCAGAAGGCTGGCCAGAACCCGAACTTGGCTATGCACTGTTTGCAGAGTTTGAAGGCAAAGGCATCGCCTATGAAGCCTCCGTTCGCACGCGCAAATGGGCCTATTCCGATCTGGGCTTTACCACATTGTCCTCGCATATCGTGCCAGACAACACCCGCTCTATGGCGCTCGCTGCGCGGCTCGGCGCGGTGTACGAAAGCAGTTACGTCAACCCGCACATGGGCGAAGATCAAATCTTTCGTCACCCCGCACCGGAGGAGTTGGCATGA
- the ffh gene encoding signal recognition particle protein yields MFESLSDRLSGVFDKLTKQGALSEADVSTALREVRVALLEADVSLPVARDFIKAIQEKATGQNVTKSVTPGQQVVKIVHDEMVHFLSGDDAKAGDLKIDNPPAPILMVGLQGSGKTTTTAKLAKRLFEREKKRVLMASLDTNRPAAMEQLAILGTQIGVDTLPIIKGETPVQIAKRAKQQATLGGYDVYMLDTAGRLHIDQELIQQAAEVRDVAQPRETLLVVDGLTGQDAVNVATEFDDKIGVSGVVLTRMDGDGRGGAALSMKAVTGKPIKFVGLGEKMDALEEFHPERVAGRILGMGDIVSLVEKAQETIEAEQAEKMMKRMAKGQFNMNDLKGQLEQMKKMGGMEGIMGMMPGMKKMAKQVEESGMDDSVFNRQIALINSMTKKERAAPQILQASRKKRIAAGAGMEVRELNQLLKMHRQMADMMKKMGKMGKGGMLKQAMKGMMGKGGLPGGMPTDMDPKQLEAAAKQMGAKMPGGGLPGLGGGMGLPPGLSGFGKKK; encoded by the coding sequence ATGTTTGAAAGTCTCTCCGACCGCCTCTCTGGCGTCTTTGACAAACTCACCAAACAAGGTGCGCTGTCCGAAGCTGACGTATCCACCGCCCTGCGCGAAGTGCGCGTTGCCCTTTTGGAAGCAGACGTTTCCCTGCCCGTGGCCCGCGATTTCATCAAGGCCATTCAGGAAAAAGCCACAGGTCAGAACGTCACCAAATCCGTGACACCGGGCCAACAAGTTGTGAAAATCGTTCACGACGAAATGGTGCATTTCCTGTCAGGGGATGATGCCAAAGCGGGCGATCTGAAAATCGACAACCCGCCAGCCCCGATATTGATGGTCGGTCTGCAAGGCTCTGGTAAAACCACAACAACCGCAAAACTCGCCAAACGCCTGTTTGAACGCGAAAAGAAACGCGTTCTTATGGCCTCGCTCGATACCAACCGCCCTGCGGCGATGGAACAGTTGGCGATTTTGGGCACGCAAATCGGCGTAGACACTCTGCCAATCATCAAAGGCGAAACACCCGTCCAAATCGCCAAACGCGCCAAACAACAAGCCACACTTGGCGGTTATGATGTTTACATGCTCGACACCGCGGGCCGTCTGCACATCGACCAAGAGCTGATCCAACAAGCCGCAGAGGTGCGCGATGTGGCTCAGCCCCGCGAAACGCTTTTGGTGGTCGATGGCCTCACAGGCCAAGACGCGGTGAATGTTGCCACAGAATTTGACGATAAAATCGGCGTCAGCGGTGTGGTCCTAACCCGTATGGATGGCGATGGACGCGGCGGCGCGGCCCTGTCCATGAAAGCCGTTACAGGCAAGCCGATCAAATTCGTCGGTCTGGGCGAAAAAATGGACGCCCTCGAAGAATTCCACCCAGAACGGGTTGCAGGCCGCATCCTTGGCATGGGCGATATCGTCAGCCTTGTGGAAAAGGCGCAAGAAACCATCGAGGCCGAACAAGCCGAAAAGATGATGAAGCGCATGGCCAAAGGTCAGTTCAACATGAACGACCTCAAGGGCCAGCTGGAACAGATGAAAAAAATGGGCGGCATGGAAGGCATCATGGGGATGATGCCGGGCATGAAGAAAATGGCCAAACAGGTCGAGGAATCGGGCATGGACGACAGCGTCTTTAACCGCCAGATCGCTCTCATCAATTCCATGACCAAAAAAGAACGCGCCGCCCCGCAAATCCTGCAAGCCAGCCGCAAAAAACGGATCGCCGCAGGGGCGGGCATGGAAGTGCGCGAATTGAACCAACTTCTCAAAATGCACCGTCAGATGGCGGACATGATGAAGAAGATGGGCAAAATGGGCAAAGGCGGCATGCTCAAACAAGCCATGAAAGGCATGATGGGCAAAGGCGGTCTTCCAGGTGGAATGCCCACCGATATGGACCCAAAACAATTGGAAGCAGCGGCCAAACAAATGGGCGCGAAAATGCCCGGTGGCGGCTTGCCCGGATTGGGCGGCGGCATGGGCTTGCCCCCAGGTTTGTCAGGGTTCGGTAAGAAAAAATGA
- a CDS encoding FAD-binding oxidoreductase — protein MTKTSLRDRLNDVTTVLTPDQIGALDPVIDPANTQGALAVAPRTIDEIVAVFSLCNDTRTPVIPHGGRTSLAGAVAASGDEVMILGSNMPRVLDIDPLSQTAHISANTTLAEAESAARAHGLTTGIDLAARDTATIGGMVSTNAGGMEAHRNGTMRNRVLGLEAVLPNGTILSDLAHVRKCNEGYDVKQLLIGAEGTLGLVTSVILQLLPEPPAPHTFLLALPDAAAALAVLQTLHRTQGIDVLRAEAMWNAFATKNAELQTTNPLMTLPNAPLYVIYELHVPTGTAEEVVFAALEPHFETQNVLDAIAAQSMQQANDIWMIREDTMSMGTVYPHSEWFDISVPLAHLDSFVKLVETRIAALNAGLMIHVLGHLGDGNLHYSIAHTDPIPDDLKAQIKPAVMDGLKDIGGSFSAEHGIGTEKREALQKYGDTGKLHLMTMIKQMIDPYTICNPGKVL, from the coding sequence ATGACCAAGACTTCCCTTCGCGACCGCCTGAATGATGTGACAACGGTGCTGACACCAGATCAGATCGGCGCGCTAGATCCCGTCATTGATCCCGCCAATACCCAAGGGGCGCTGGCCGTTGCACCGCGCACTATCGATGAAATCGTTGCTGTGTTTTCCCTTTGCAATGACACACGCACGCCCGTGATCCCGCATGGCGGGCGCACCAGTCTTGCAGGGGCGGTTGCAGCATCTGGTGATGAAGTGATGATCCTCGGGTCCAATATGCCACGGGTATTGGACATCGATCCCTTATCCCAAACCGCCCACATCAGCGCCAATACAACGCTCGCCGAAGCAGAATCCGCCGCACGGGCACACGGGTTGACCACAGGCATTGATCTGGCAGCCCGCGACACAGCCACAATCGGGGGCATGGTGTCCACCAACGCGGGCGGCATGGAAGCACATCGAAACGGCACCATGCGCAACCGCGTTCTGGGGCTAGAAGCCGTGTTGCCAAACGGCACAATCCTATCTGATCTGGCCCATGTGCGAAAATGCAACGAAGGCTACGATGTCAAACAATTGCTCATCGGGGCCGAAGGCACGCTTGGCCTTGTGACCAGTGTTATTCTGCAATTGCTTCCCGAACCACCTGCACCCCATACGTTTCTTCTGGCCTTGCCAGACGCAGCGGCGGCCTTGGCTGTTTTGCAAACCCTACACCGCACACAAGGCATCGACGTGCTGCGCGCCGAGGCTATGTGGAACGCCTTCGCCACCAAAAACGCAGAGCTGCAAACAACCAACCCGCTCATGACTCTGCCAAATGCACCCCTCTACGTGATTTACGAACTGCATGTGCCCACAGGCACAGCAGAGGAGGTGGTTTTCGCGGCCCTAGAACCGCATTTCGAAACCCAAAATGTGCTAGACGCCATTGCCGCACAATCCATGCAACAGGCAAATGATATCTGGATGATCCGCGAAGACACCATGTCCATGGGCACCGTCTATCCCCACAGCGAATGGTTCGACATTTCCGTGCCCCTCGCGCATCTCGACAGCTTTGTGAAACTGGTCGAAACCCGCATTGCTGCGCTCAATGCAGGGCTGATGATCCACGTTCTGGGCCACCTAGGGGATGGAAATCTGCACTATTCCATCGCCCACACAGACCCCATCCCAGATGACCTCAAAGCCCAGATAAAGCCCGCCGTGATGGACGGCCTAAAAGACATCGGCGGCTCATTTTCTGCCGAACACGGCATCGGCACAGAAAAACGCGAAGCCCTGCAAAAATACGGCGATACGGGCAAGCTGCACCTGATGACAATGATCAAACAAATGATTGACCCCTACACCATCTGCAATCCAGGAAAAGTGTTATGA
- a CDS encoding DMT family transporter — protein sequence MTLSPYMRGHLAMLAFSLLVAGSFPLGVRIANFIDPVALTAARFWIASAILGAIVLAGPKLTRSDIKAPWRYFALGGVFSIYFVLMFQALKTAPSISTAAIFTLTPIMSAGFGWLLLRQVTTRWMALALTVGGLGAVWVVFRGDIGAILRFDVGRGEIIFFVGCFAHALYTPMVRLLNRGEHPAVFTLGTLIAGGFILTALSYRALLAVDWAALPVIFWIGLTYLSLCATAASFFCVQYATLHLPSAKVMAYTYLIPSWVIIWEMAFGSNLPPLVILLGVAATIVALWMLLADR from the coding sequence ATGACTCTTTCACCATATATGCGTGGCCATCTGGCGATGCTGGCGTTTTCACTGCTGGTTGCAGGGTCGTTCCCACTTGGTGTTCGCATCGCGAATTTCATTGATCCTGTGGCGCTGACTGCGGCGCGGTTTTGGATTGCGTCTGCAATCCTTGGTGCGATTGTTCTGGCTGGCCCCAAACTCACCCGCAGCGATATCAAAGCACCTTGGCGGTACTTTGCGCTGGGGGGTGTGTTTTCCATCTATTTCGTTTTGATGTTTCAAGCGTTGAAGACCGCGCCGTCCATTTCCACGGCTGCCATTTTTACGCTTACACCGATTATGTCCGCTGGGTTTGGGTGGCTTTTGTTGCGGCAGGTTACAACCCGTTGGATGGCGTTGGCATTGACGGTCGGTGGGCTGGGTGCGGTGTGGGTGGTGTTTCGCGGCGATATCGGCGCCATTCTTCGATTTGATGTGGGGCGCGGGGAAATCATCTTTTTTGTCGGGTGTTTTGCCCATGCGCTTTATACGCCCATGGTGCGATTGCTGAACCGTGGGGAGCATCCTGCGGTGTTCACCCTTGGCACGCTGATTGCTGGAGGTTTTATCCTGACCGCGCTGTCGTATCGCGCGTTGTTGGCGGTGGATTGGGCCGCCCTGCCCGTTATCTTTTGGATTGGGCTGACCTATCTGTCCCTTTGCGCCACGGCGGCATCGTTTTTCTGTGTGCAATACGCCACGCTGCACCTGCCGTCGGCTAAAGTCATGGCCTATACATATCTGATCCCAAGTTGGGTGATTATCTGGGAGATGGCGTTCGGATCGAACTTGCCGCCTTTGGTTATTCTTCTTGGTGTGGCGGCCACCATTGTGGCGTTGTGGATGTTGTTGGCGGATCGCTGA
- a CDS encoding metalloregulator ArsR/SmtB family transcription factor: MVKPSLDMVFSALADPTRRAILTLLLEDDMAVTDVAEPFEMSLAAISKHLQILTRAGLIEQERRGRVKWCKLAPEALKDASIWMESFGQFEVVNLDDFEKFLAAETIATE, encoded by the coding sequence ATGGTAAAACCCTCCCTCGATATGGTCTTTTCTGCGTTGGCCGATCCCACACGCCGCGCCATTCTGACCCTTCTGTTAGAAGACGACATGGCGGTGACAGATGTGGCGGAGCCTTTTGAAATGTCACTGGCGGCGATTTCCAAACACCTGCAAATCTTGACCCGCGCTGGGCTGATCGAACAAGAACGCCGTGGACGGGTGAAATGGTGCAAACTCGCCCCCGAAGCGTTGAAAGATGCCTCGATCTGGATGGAAAGCTTTGGCCAGTTCGAAGTGGTAAACCTTGATGACTTTGAAAAATTCTTGGCCGCCGAAACCATTGCCACGGAATAG